The DNA region AGTCGGGTGCGTCGGCGTCTGCCTCGGCGACCGTCTTGTCTTCTTCGGTAAGGACGATCTGCTCTGGATCGACCTCGGTCGGCCGCGAAGCAGCCCCGTTCAACCGGACGACTTGGACCACGGGCTGGTAGGCCACTCTGGCGGAAAACCAGAGCGCTACGCCGATCACCGCCACGGCGCCCAAGCCCACCAGCGTCAAACCGGGGGCGGCCCGCACGAACATGAACAAAACGACGAGCACTACCGCACCGACGAGCGTCGCCATGACTAGCCTCCAATTCGTTTCGACGTGGTAGCCAATAGCCGTTGCAGCGGGTACCGGTGTATGCTCAAGTTCGGCCAATTGGGTTCCTAGTTGCTGCACGCGCTGGCGCATCTGGGCGAGGTCGCGCTCACCCGTCGCAGCGATCTCCGCCCCGGCAGCGTCGGAATGCGAGTCTTCCGAGTGAGCCTCAGCGATGTCGCGGGCCAGCTCGTCCTGTACTCGTAACAATTGCGAACGTTGGACCTCAACCGCGTGGTCTCGAACCGCCACTTTTTGGAAGCCCACCAGCGACAAGGCGCCCAGCACTGCGATCAAACCAATCGCGCCGAGGATCGTCTGCCCGATCCACCGCGTTTTCTGGTTCACGAGCAGCGCAATCAACAACGCTGCCGGGGCGAGGAATAGCACCGCCACAACGAGCAACAAGATCCATGCAGCGGGGGAGGCAATCATCTAGTAACTCTCCTTTGCAAGCTCAATCCGCTTGCTCGGCCGTAACCAGGGGCTGGAGAGCTGCGTGGAAATCGCAACGATGCCCGCCGCCATCACCCCCGCCGGTTGAGGGAACCACCAAAACAGCCCGAGCAACCAGGCCAGGCCAACGCAGGCGGTTACCCGCCCAAGGCTTAGGCGGCCCTCGCGGGTCCATTCCGCTAGCTTCCACCAGCGGAGCGTCAAGAACAGCAGCGCGAAGTAGCCGACCGCCATGGTCAGGTCGATCGCCATCAGCCCGCTTCCGGGGTCAAAATCGGGCCCCGGAATCTTGAGGGCGCCGTAGACGAAAGACTCGCCCATGCGCGGGGCCGCGTCGCTCCACTTCGGCACGCCAGTCAGCAGCGCGTCGCTCAGCAGGAAGGCAGTAACGCCCACCACGGCGCCGACGCCGAGCATCATCGCCCGCATCGGGGTCTGGTCTTCGGTGCGGCCCTCGGTCAGGCGGTTGACGATCAACACGCCCCACGAGCCGACCGTCGCGACGCCGGCGAACCACAACGTCACCGCCGTCTGGTTCTGCGGGCCGGAAATGGCGCCGGCCGCGATCGCCAGCAGCGAGCAGACCCCGCCCGAGACGAGCATCGCGGTAAGCAGCTCGCCCGCGTGGTCTCGCCAAGGTTTGTCCGTGAGCTGCGTGAGCGCCTTCTCGCGCCAATGACGCCGCTTGGGCCGTGGGCCGCCGGTGCGATAGATGGCCGTTGGCGCGTGCTGGTTGGGCGACCGCCGGGCCCCGGCGCCGCCCGACAACGACGGGTCGACGTTCGGCCGGATGATCCACGCCCACACCAGGAAGTACATGCCGTACATGATCGACAGGAAGACGGCGACCGGGATCCAGACCTCCATCGACACCACGGCCAGCATCACCGCCGCGAACACAATCAATCCGCGCACCAGCGGGTGGCTGTAGTTGTGCACCCAGCGGGACCGTGCGCCGCTCAACCCGCTGGCGACCGCGTTCCAGATCGGCTCGGGCTCTACTTCTGGCGCTTCGCGGAACGTAGGCCGGGGGGCGTCGTGGTTCGGACGCCTAGCGGCTGTGGCAGACGCGTCGACCGCGCCGCCAGGGAGCATCGCGATCAGCTCGCCGACCGACTGGATGCGCAGCTCGGGGTCCTTGGTGAGCGCCCGGCGGACGATCTCTCGGTAGGGCTCGGCCAGCTTGCTCAGCTCGGGCTCGGCCGTGAGGTGCTTCATCAGCACCTCGCCCACGCTCTCCCCCTCGAAGGGCACGTGGCCGGTGAGCAGCTCGTAGAGGATGATCCCCAACGCGTACGTGTCGATCTCGCGCCCGTAGCGGCCGCCGGCGATCTCCGGCGCCATGTAGTGCACGGTGCCGACGCTCTCGGTCTGACCGCTGCGTCGGCTGCACGAGATGAACTTGCTGAGGCCGTAGTCGCCCAGCTTGATCGTCCCGGCGCCGGAGTCGGCGCCCCCCATCGATCGGTCGAGGAAGATGTTGCCCGGCTTCAGGTCGCGGTGGACGATTCCGTTGTCGTGCAGGTGCGACACGCCGGCGGCGATGCCGCGCATCCACCAGTTCACGTCTTCGGGGGGCAGGCCCTGCGGCGAGCGTGCGAGCACGTCCTCCAGCGACTCCCCCTGCACGTACTCCATGACGACCCACTGGTCGTCCTGGTCGTCGCTGCGGATGTCGTATAGCGCGATCAGGTTCGGGTGCTTGAGGTTTAGGCAGTGCCTTACCCCGCGGAGCTCGACGTCCAGGTTGCGGCGGATGAGCTTGAGCGCCACCTCCTTGCCGGCGTCGCTGACGGCGAAGTAGACCTCGCCGAACCCGCCCCGCCCGACCCCACGCTTGATCGTGTACCCGGGCAGCGGCTGCGCGCCGCTGGCGTAGAGGAACTTCACCGGCGCGCGGCCGCCGCCCCGAGCTTCGGCGCGACCTGCATCATGGGCGGGCGATTCGGGCTGGGGCGATCCTGGGGCCATCGCGGGTTGGACGGTCCGGGGTGGTGGGGCGGTGAAAAGGTTCATCGGGGTCTGGGGATCGATGGCGCGGCCCCCGCCGTAGTTTAACGCCTAGTGCGGGGCTTTCTTAGAGTCGTTTCGCTCGTTATTCGATGCTGAGGGCGAAATCTTGCCCCTCGATCCGCGTTCCCGCAGAAAGTTCTGCCGGGCCGCTGGTGGGCCGGCCGTCGACGCTCAGCTCCGAACCGCTGCGGCAGCACAGGCGGTCCCCCTGGCGATAGACAATCAATTCGTTCCGCCAGCCAGGGCAGCGGATGTGGCTGTGCGGCTTGGGCCCCAGCACGCAGCTCTCGCCCAGCAGCAACACCCCGTCGGCCGCCGGAACGGTCCGGTGCCCGCTCTCGATCGTCACCCGGACGGTCGCGCTGAGGGCGTGGGGCCGAGCGATCCGCAGCCGGACGGGGCCGAGCGTGACAACACAGTCGCCCGACAGCGTGGTGGGGCCGGTGAGCGTTCGCCCGTCGATCTTCACTTCGGACAGCGGCTCGAGGACGTAGGCCCCCGCTTCTCGCCGCAGGACCGCGTGGCGGCGGGAGATGTCTGCGAGGATCTGCAGGCCCGGCGGCCCCTGCCCCGCGGCGTCGGCGCCGGGCGGCTGACCGATCAGGATCTCGCTATCGAGCAGGAGCTGATACCCTCCGACGGCGTCGATCCACAGCATCCGGCGGTTGGCGCTGCTGTCGCCCTGCATCGATTCCGGGGCGAGGGCCATAGCGTCGTGGGCCAATGGGTAGGCCGAGTGGTGGAGCGGTGTAACGCCAGAGTCGGGGCGGTGCGTCTGGGTAAGCGACAAGCCGACCTGCTCCCAAGCCTTCCGCTTCATTCTGGCCGCTAGGCGGTCGCTCGGCGATAGCCGGGCCAATGCGTCGGCCTGAAGCAGCACTTCCGACCACTGCTGGGCGGAGGCCGCCGCGTGCATCTTATGCTCGATCGCCTCGCGGCGGGCACGATCGGATTGAAACCGCCAGGCAAGCATCGAGGATACCAAACAGGGGTCACGGCTGCGCTTGCGTCGCTATGCGGGGACTTTGCTGTCGCACCCGCCCGGAAAGCCCAAGCCCACGCTAGCGTGGGCTTGGGCGCCGAGAGGACAAAAGGGCCGCTACTTGGAGGAAGCAGCACTGGCGAGCTTGGCGTTCTTTTCGCCCAGCCCGAAGTAATCGGCGACCTGGTCGGTCACGTTGGAAGCGTCTTCGCCGTCGAGCTGGATTTCAGCCTCGACGCCTACATCCACGCTCGCCAACCGCGCCGCGACGTCGAGCCTTGTCCGCACGTCGGTAATCAGTTCCTTCGCACGGGCGAGTTGCGAATCGTCGAACACTAGGTCGCTGGACGCCTGGGCGACCGTCACCAACTTCTGCTGCGCTTCGAGGTTGGTCAGGTCGGCTTCTAGCTTCTTCTGGGCAGAAGCCATCGCCGTCAGCTTCTGGCGCGCGGCGTCTAGGTTCTTTTCGCGGGCGTCACGCATCGTCTGCAGGTGATTGAGGGTGTCCTCGTCTACCTTGAAACGAGTGAAACGCCGCGACAGGTCTTCCCGCACGCGGGCCTCGGTGTAGCTGCGGCCGGCGTAGACGAAGGTCTCCTCCCCGGTCCCTAGGTCGGCCTGGAGCCTGAGGATCTCGTCCTTGTGGCGGGCCGACATCTGCTCCGCACGCACGATCTGCTCACTGAGCCGCTCGAGCTCGATTTCTTCCCGGGCGATCACCTGCATCGAGTTGCGGACTTCCGGGGTAAGGTCGGCCACCATCTTGCGGGCGCGGTCGATCTGGAACTCAATCGGCACCGCCCCCTCAACGCTGGCCGACACCCGGTTGCAGGCGGTTGATAGGTAGCTCCAAGCGTCGCGGCCCTTAACCACGCCAAGCAGCAACAGCAGGGCAGAACCAGCGATTAGGGTCTTGTGAATCATGGGTCGCTTTCCTCATTCGGGGCCCCCGGCGGGCGGTATAGGCCCGGGGGGAGCAATGGTCGAACAGGCCTCGGGGCGAGGCCTTCTATAAGGGTTTCGCGGCTCGAGAGCAGATCTTGGGAATCGCAGAAGATTTTTTGGGGGACGGCCAAGCGGCCGTAGATTCTCCCATCCGCTGCACGAGACATGCGGACCAGACCCTTCCGGGAAGGCCAAAACCGACCGGGCGGCGGCGGCTTCGCTTGTGAGGCCCGAAGCGGTCAACCGCTCGTCCCCCACAGTTCCGGCAGTTCGGCCCCCCCAACCCTGACTTAGCGGTTCCCCAACCGGCGTTGAACTCGATAGAATTGGGCAATTGCGTTCCGTGCAAGGATGAATACACCGATGAGAAACCAAACCCTGTCACCGGCGGTGCTGGCCGCGATCTTGCTAGCAATCGGGGGCCCCTGGATTGTGGTGGGCTGCGCAGATTCTGCCCGGCAAGCCGAGATCGCTTCCGCCCGAGAGAAATACCTGCTGACCAGCAAGCCGACCGACGCGATCCCGGTGTTGGCCGTGCGGGACCAGGACCTCGAGGCGAGTGAGGAAGGGGTGGACGTTGTCTTCACGGGCAAGATCGGCGGGATGCCGAACCCTTGGCCCGAGCGGGAGAAGGCGTTCCCCTGGCGCACGGAGCAAGCAGTTGTGTTTGTCGTCGATCCCGCCACGGCGGCCGAGTTTGCCGACCACCAGCACGCCCCCGGCAGCGCCGGTTGTGCGTTCTGCGAACGCCGCGCCATGGGGATGGCCACCTCTGTCGCCACGGTCTCATTCGGGGCCGACACGGCACACGGCCCCACGCCGATCGATGTCCGCACGCTCTTCGACCTGCGCGAAGGAGACACGGTCGTCGTCCGCGGCAAGGCGAAGCGGGTCGGCGACGCCGACACGGGGCTGATCGATGTCGTCGCCGACGGCATCTATGTCGAA from Pirellulimonas nuda includes:
- a CDS encoding serine/threonine-protein kinase, whose protein sequence is MAPGSPQPESPAHDAGRAEARGGGRAPVKFLYASGAQPLPGYTIKRGVGRGGFGEVYFAVSDAGKEVALKLIRRNLDVELRGVRHCLNLKHPNLIALYDIRSDDQDDQWVVMEYVQGESLEDVLARSPQGLPPEDVNWWMRGIAAGVSHLHDNGIVHRDLKPGNIFLDRSMGGADSGAGTIKLGDYGLSKFISCSRRSGQTESVGTVHYMAPEIAGGRYGREIDTYALGIILYELLTGHVPFEGESVGEVLMKHLTAEPELSKLAEPYREIVRRALTKDPELRIQSVGELIAMLPGGAVDASATAARRPNHDAPRPTFREAPEVEPEPIWNAVASGLSGARSRWVHNYSHPLVRGLIVFAAVMLAVVSMEVWIPVAVFLSIMYGMYFLVWAWIIRPNVDPSLSGGAGARRSPNQHAPTAIYRTGGPRPKRRHWREKALTQLTDKPWRDHAGELLTAMLVSGGVCSLLAIAAGAISGPQNQTAVTLWFAGVATVGSWGVLIVNRLTEGRTEDQTPMRAMMLGVGAVVGVTAFLLSDALLTGVPKWSDAAPRMGESFVYGALKIPGPDFDPGSGLMAIDLTMAVGYFALLFLTLRWWKLAEWTREGRLSLGRVTACVGLAWLLGLFWWFPQPAGVMAAGIVAISTQLSSPWLRPSKRIELAKESY
- a CDS encoding FHA domain-containing protein, whose product is MHAAASAQQWSEVLLQADALARLSPSDRLAARMKRKAWEQVGLSLTQTHRPDSGVTPLHHSAYPLAHDAMALAPESMQGDSSANRRMLWIDAVGGYQLLLDSEILIGQPPGADAAGQGPPGLQILADISRRHAVLRREAGAYVLEPLSEVKIDGRTLTGPTTLSGDCVVTLGPVRLRIARPHALSATVRVTIESGHRTVPAADGVLLLGESCVLGPKPHSHIRCPGWRNELIVYRQGDRLCCRSGSELSVDGRPTSGPAELSAGTRIEGQDFALSIE